In a single window of the Arachis hypogaea cultivar Tifrunner chromosome 6, arahy.Tifrunner.gnm2.J5K5, whole genome shotgun sequence genome:
- the LOC112696998 gene encoding glutamate dehydrogenase 1, which translates to MNALVATNRNFKLASRLLGLDSKLEKSLLIPFREIKVECTIPKDDGTLASYVGFRVQHDNARGPMKGGIRYHPEVDPDEVNALAQLMTWKTAVANIPYGGAKGGIGCNPSELSLSELERLTRVFTQKIHDLIGIHTDVPAPDMGTGPQTMAWILDEYSKFHGYSPAVVTGKPIDLGGSLGREAATGRGVLYATEAVLNEYGKNVSGQRFVIQGFGNVGSWAAQLISERGGKVIAVSDVTGAIKNNNGLDIPSLLKHSKEHKGVKGFHGGDSIDPKSILVEDCDVLIPAALGGVINRENANEIKAKFIIEAANHPTDPEADEILKKKGVVILPDIYANSGGVTVSYFEWVQNIQGFMWDEEKVNNELKKYMTRGFKDVKEMCKTHECDLRMGAFTLAVNRVARATVLRGWEA; encoded by the exons ATGAATGCATTAGTAGCTACCAACAGGAACTTTAAGTTGGCCTCTAGGCTTCTTGGATTGGACTCAAAGCTTGAGAAAAGTTTATTGATTCCATTCAGGGAAATCAAG GTTGAATGCACCATACCTAAAGATGATGGCACATTAGCATCATATGTTGGGTTCAGGGTTCAACATGACAATGCTAGAGGCCCTATGAAAGGAGGAATCAGATACCATCCTGAG GTTGATCCAGATGAAGTGAATGCTTTAGCACAACTAATGACATGGAAAACTGCGGTAGCAAATATACCGTATGGTGGCGCCAAAGGAGGAATAGGGTGTAACCCATCAGAACTAAGTCTCTCTGAGTTAGAAAGGCTAACTAGAGTTTTCACACAGAAAATCCATGATTTGATTGGAATTCACACTGATGTGCCTGCACCCGATATGGGAACAGGACCACAG ACAATGGCATGGATACTAGACGAGTATTCGAAATTTCATGGTTATTCTCCTGCAGTTGTGACTGGAAAACCGATA GATCTTGGTGGATCTCTAGGCAGAGAAGCAGCCACAGGAAGAGGAGTCCTCTATGCAACAGAGGCTGTGCTTAATGAGTATGGAAAGAATGTATCTGGACAACGGTTTGTCATACAG GGTTTCGGAAATGTGGGATCTTGGGCTGCCCAATTAATTAGCGAGAGAGGTGGAAAGGTTATTGCTGTGAGTGATGTAACTGGAGCCATAAAGAACAACAATGGCCTTGACATCCCAAGCTTACTCAAGCATTCCAAAGAGCACAAAGGAGTTAAAGGATTCCATGGTGGTGATTCCATTGATCCTAAGTCAATATTAGTTGAAGACTGTGATGTTCTGATTCCAGCAGCTCTTGGGGGTGTCATTAATAG GGAAAATGCAAATGAAATCAAAGCCAAATTTATTATTGAAGCAGCCAATCACCCCACTGACCCAGAGGCTGATGAG ATTCTGAAGAAGAAAGGAGTTGTGATCCTTCCAGACATATATGCAAATTCAGGAGGTGTTACAGTTAGTTACTTTGAGTGGGTTCAG AACATCCAAGGGTTCATGTGGGATGAAGAGAAAGTGAACAATGAGCTAAAGAAGTACATGACAAGAGGGTTCAAAGATGTGAAAGAAATGTGCAAGACTCATGAATGCGATCTTCGAATGGGAGCCTTCACTCTTGCAGTTAACCGTGTTGCAAGGGCCACTGTCCTTAGGGGTTGGGAAGCTTGA